The Mytilus galloprovincialis chromosome 4, xbMytGall1.hap1.1, whole genome shotgun sequence genome contains a region encoding:
- the LOC143071991 gene encoding uncharacterized protein LOC143071991 → MFKSCLLLSSVLTLTYCQAIQLMPGTTTNTQCKDRLPNCFAFKKESCLAPYEQWAKDYCPVFCGFCVGPTTPVPPCENIKPDCHVYQKTVCTDDAYRQWAFDNCAYYCRLCTPAQLAIKDSQITTLPPALCVDKRQDCDKYGKDSCKGQYSTWARENCNRYCGFCIGLPTTAKPCIDAIPNCNQFQKDTCTNIKYKGWAEENCRKYCGFCSDGSSSGNQPSVTSAPTFAPPRPQAPGNQPTPSATLAPPLPAGK, encoded by the exons ATGTTTAAGTCGTGTTTACTATTGTCTTCAGTGTTGACTCTGACCTATTGTCAAGCAATTCAGTTAATGCCAGGAACTACAACTAACAcac AATGTAAAGACAGATTACcaaattgttttgcatttaaaaaaGAGTCTTGTCTAGCACCATATGAACAATGGGCAAAAGATTACTGTCCAGTCTTTTGTGGATTCTGCGTAG GTCCAACAACCCCAGTACCACCTTGTGAGAACATCAAACCTGATTGTCATGTATACCAAAAAACTGTGTGTACTGACGATGCATACAGACAATGGGCCTTTGATAATTGTGCGTACTACTGCCGACTCTGTACAc CGGCCCAGCTTGCCATTAAAGACAGTCAAATAACAACTTTACCCCCAGCAT tatGCGTGGATAAACGTCAGGACTGTGATAAGTATGGTAAAGACTCCTGTAAAGGCCAATACAGCACCTGGGCCAGGGAGAACTGTAATCGTTATTGTGGATTCTGCATTG GGTTACCTACAACGGCAAAACCTTGTATAGATGCCATACCCAATTGTAATCAGTTccaaaaagatacatgtacaaacattaaGTACAAAGGATGGGCTGAGGAAAACTGTCGTAAATATTGTGGTTTCTGCTCTGACGGAAGTAGTAGTG GTAATCAACCATCTGTAACTTCTGCTCCAACATTTGCACCACCTCGTCCACAAGCTCCAGGAAATCAACCTACCCCTTCAG CTACATTGGCACCACCTCTACCTGCTGGTAAATGA